In Myxococcus guangdongensis, one genomic interval encodes:
- a CDS encoding TolB family protein, whose translation MASSLALTACGGADVEAASSGDATVAEQSQSAVADRRIIVYLTPSQQLYAVEDGKSTLIAERASTPSVSPDGSQVVFAKLPSSWNVGQPVKSAELHLYKVSNRKTERLTTGHDDQSPSWTPDGKSILFQSKQRSGLASFWRVKPNGKSLAQVTNQRTTLATDPAYVPAPVSNTPVQWGPNQRRIIVYLSPQTTTTTEVRVLKLDAADDVASAYSLGQGTSPTWTQDGTVRFQRVVNGKLVDVEVCVQ comes from the coding sequence ATGGCTTCTTCTCTGGCGCTGACCGCTTGCGGTGGCGCGGACGTGGAGGCCGCATCCTCCGGTGATGCCACCGTGGCGGAGCAGTCGCAGAGCGCCGTCGCGGACCGACGCATCATCGTCTACCTCACGCCGAGCCAGCAGCTGTACGCGGTGGAGGACGGCAAGTCGACGCTCATCGCCGAGCGCGCGAGCACCCCGTCGGTGTCGCCGGATGGCAGCCAGGTGGTGTTCGCGAAGCTGCCCTCTTCGTGGAACGTGGGCCAGCCGGTGAAGAGCGCGGAGCTGCACCTGTACAAGGTGAGCAACCGCAAGACGGAGCGGCTGACGACGGGCCATGACGACCAGAGCCCGTCGTGGACGCCGGACGGCAAGAGCATCCTGTTCCAGTCGAAGCAGCGCTCGGGGCTCGCGTCCTTCTGGCGCGTGAAGCCCAACGGCAAGAGCCTCGCGCAGGTGACGAACCAGCGCACCACGCTCGCCACGGACCCCGCCTACGTGCCGGCCCCGGTGAGCAACACCCCCGTGCAGTGGGGGCCCAACCAGCGCCGCATCATCGTCTACCTGTCGCCGCAGACGACCACGACCACCGAGGTGCGGGTGCTGAAGCTGGACGCCGCGGACGACGTCGCGTCGGCCTACAGCCTGGGCCAGGGCACCTCGCCCACGTGGACCCAGGATGGCACCGTGCGCTTCCAGCGCGTGGTGAACGGCAAGCTCGTCGACGTCGAGGTGTGCGTGCAGTAG
- a CDS encoding LytR/AlgR family response regulator transcription factor: MSPPLRVLIADDELLARKRLSRLLGALPDVQVCGEAADGDAVLTAVRAGGVDVVLLDIHMPGLSGLDALALLPAGGPHVVLCTAHAEHAVDAFEHGAVDYVLKPVEPARLQKALERVRARLGTDARPRVDSAPPEKPQQQTRALARLPIPTRQGIVLVDPETISHAALDDELVTVFTAQGEFLTDFTLNELAEKLPQDMFHRVHRRALLNLRHVARLEPLETGGYLARTSRGHAVEVSRQSARELRRMLGLRKSAEDEG; encoded by the coding sequence GTGAGCCCTCCTCTGCGTGTCCTCATCGCCGACGACGAGCTGCTCGCCCGAAAGCGCCTGTCACGCCTGTTGGGCGCGCTGCCCGACGTGCAGGTGTGCGGCGAAGCGGCCGACGGGGACGCCGTGCTCACCGCGGTGCGCGCGGGCGGCGTGGACGTGGTGCTGCTGGACATCCACATGCCCGGCCTCAGCGGCCTGGACGCGCTCGCGCTGCTGCCCGCGGGAGGCCCTCACGTGGTCCTTTGCACCGCGCACGCCGAGCACGCCGTGGACGCGTTCGAGCACGGCGCGGTGGACTATGTCTTGAAGCCCGTGGAGCCCGCGCGACTGCAGAAGGCGCTGGAGCGCGTGCGCGCGCGACTCGGCACGGACGCACGCCCCCGCGTGGACAGCGCGCCCCCGGAGAAGCCGCAGCAGCAGACGCGGGCGCTCGCGCGCCTGCCCATCCCCACGCGGCAGGGCATCGTCCTGGTGGACCCGGAGACGATTTCCCACGCGGCGCTGGATGACGAGCTGGTGACGGTGTTCACCGCGCAGGGCGAGTTCCTCACCGACTTCACGCTCAACGAGCTGGCGGAGAAGCTGCCCCAGGACATGTTCCACCGGGTCCACCGCCGGGCGCTGCTCAACCTGCGTCACGTCGCGCGGCTGGAGCCCCTGGAGACGGGAGGCTATCTGGCGCGCACGTCCCGGGGCCACGCGGTGGAGGTCAGCCGCCAGTCCGCGCGCGAGCTGCGGAGGATGCTGGGTCTGCGCAAGAGCGCCGAGGACGAGGGCTGA